One genomic region from Stutzerimonas decontaminans encodes:
- the rnk gene encoding nucleoside diphosphate kinase regulator: MTSAPPIILTQLDLQRLERLLDSLDDYGPAAEALEQELSRAQIVERSEMPAGVVTMNSRVHCRDEGSGKDYHLTLVYPHDAGKEGTVSVLAPVGTALLGMSVGQHIDWPTPSGKMIKLTLLAIEYQPEAAGDPF; this comes from the coding sequence ATGACCAGTGCACCGCCGATCATCCTTACCCAACTCGATCTGCAGCGCCTTGAGCGGCTGCTCGACAGCCTGGACGACTACGGTCCGGCCGCCGAAGCGCTCGAGCAGGAACTGTCGCGGGCGCAGATCGTGGAACGCAGCGAGATGCCTGCCGGTGTCGTCACCATGAACTCGCGCGTGCACTGCCGCGACGAAGGCTCCGGCAAGGACTACCACCTGACGCTGGTCTATCCCCACGACGCCGGCAAGGAAGGCACCGTGTCCGTCCTCGCGCCGGTCGGTACGGCGCTGCTGGGCATGAGCGTCGGCCAGCACATCGACTGGCCGACTCCATCCGGCAAGATGATCAAGCTCACCCTGCTCGCGATCGAATACCAGCCCGAGGCGGCAGGCGACCCGTTCTGA
- a CDS encoding outer membrane beta-barrel protein — protein MGRKLVMALAALGAGSTAHVDAAPEPAPSTPPTSATLKKTDTREFPGLPIGTFVALPQVILSATRDDNIYAQRTDETEDTVFTLSPSLVLQSDWERHELSVDVGADLDRYQDANSEDVEDFWLGLDGTRELTEHARVFGGLRHTRDHEDRYVPGAAGPELQREPTRYEHDEAYLGVASEIGRLRLRGGGTYDRYDYYSAQTLAGARIDNGDRKHDLSSLGLRAGYALTPNHEPFIQYATDRRRYANNINGTTFNRDSDGYRAALGLRVSYPQQRFVGEVFAGTLQQRFDYSTFSDIHKPYFGALASWRPTPTTRVTGYIDRSLEETTVSDDGVYAAASLDTTYGLEIERALTSRLSVLGHANYTDSEYQSYDRRDKIIDAGAGLRYYVSSTVYVGGDMRVIDRNSDDLDGEYSRSQVTFSVGYTPGRSKTYQLPAQALQRSTGDLLLAALPLDGLFAGPYAGAALSHGPLTSTTSGPREDGGSDVSQFGASGLGEALFLGYGWQLDRWYAGIEAEVEQSRAHWSLSKDKADARTTSLDKDDGYGLSLRGGYVVNNGSLLYLRVGRVRTRFDSYYTINDQAAATRAQDDRQDGSRLGVGADLPAGDRLFLRMEYAYTDYDAYDVDYVDGEGRATERFANEEGQFRLGVGWRFAAETSPVSLQPSVQGFYIGAHAGHGSLDSHLDGYHSEDGAPPLSQAYTGDFSGMGGIYGVFVGYGHSFDRWYVGLEAEVDTGRTEWSHSRETSGEGGRDFSVEKKSDYGLALRLGYSLPNGTLLYGRVGPVRARFNTTWAKGGNADANIDRSYDADGMRYGVGAEVPLTQQAFARLDYTRTDYDSYGFRTGHGNPDEMNFDNRESLFRMGLGFRF, from the coding sequence ATGGGAAGAAAGTTAGTAATGGCGCTGGCGGCGCTCGGAGCAGGCTCGACTGCGCATGTCGACGCAGCGCCGGAGCCGGCGCCCAGCACACCTCCCACCAGCGCGACACTCAAGAAAACCGACACACGCGAGTTTCCCGGTCTGCCCATCGGAACGTTCGTCGCGCTACCGCAGGTAATTCTGTCGGCGACTCGCGACGACAACATATACGCCCAGCGCACCGATGAAACCGAAGACACCGTCTTCACCCTGTCACCTTCGTTGGTGCTGCAATCGGATTGGGAACGGCACGAACTGAGCGTGGATGTAGGTGCCGACCTTGACCGTTATCAGGATGCGAACTCCGAAGACGTAGAGGACTTTTGGCTGGGCCTCGACGGCACCCGTGAGTTGACCGAGCACGCGCGCGTATTCGGCGGTCTACGCCACACCCGCGACCATGAGGATCGCTACGTCCCTGGTGCGGCCGGACCGGAGCTGCAGCGCGAACCCACCCGTTACGAGCACGATGAAGCTTACCTGGGGGTCGCCAGCGAAATCGGCCGCCTGCGCCTGCGCGGTGGTGGTACCTACGACCGCTACGATTACTACAGCGCACAGACCCTCGCCGGCGCACGCATCGACAACGGCGACCGCAAGCATGACCTGAGCTCGCTCGGACTACGTGCCGGCTATGCCCTAACGCCGAACCACGAGCCGTTCATTCAGTACGCGACCGACCGTCGGCGCTACGCCAATAACATCAACGGAACGACGTTCAATCGTGATTCGGATGGCTACCGCGCGGCGCTCGGTTTGCGTGTGAGCTATCCGCAGCAGCGCTTCGTCGGGGAAGTCTTTGCCGGCACGCTGCAACAGCGCTTTGACTATTCGACGTTCTCAGACATCCACAAGCCTTACTTCGGCGCACTGGCCAGCTGGCGACCGACACCTACCACACGCGTCACCGGTTACATTGATCGCTCACTGGAGGAAACCACCGTCAGTGACGATGGCGTGTACGCCGCGGCATCGCTGGATACCACCTACGGCCTCGAAATCGAGCGGGCACTGACCAGTCGCCTGTCGGTACTCGGCCATGCGAACTACACCGACAGCGAGTATCAGAGCTACGACCGGCGCGACAAGATCATTGATGCCGGCGCGGGGCTGCGCTACTACGTCTCGTCCACCGTCTACGTCGGCGGCGACATGCGCGTCATCGACCGCAACTCGGATGACCTGGACGGCGAGTACAGCCGCAGCCAGGTGACATTCAGCGTCGGCTACACGCCCGGACGCTCGAAGACCTATCAGTTACCGGCTCAGGCGCTGCAACGCTCCACCGGTGACCTGCTGCTGGCCGCCCTACCGCTCGATGGTCTGTTTGCCGGCCCCTACGCTGGAGCCGCGCTGAGCCACGGCCCGCTGACCAGTACGACTTCCGGCCCTCGCGAGGATGGCGGCAGCGACGTCAGCCAATTCGGCGCCTCAGGGCTCGGCGAGGCACTGTTTCTCGGCTATGGCTGGCAGCTTGACCGCTGGTATGCCGGTATCGAAGCCGAAGTCGAGCAGAGCCGCGCGCACTGGTCGCTCAGCAAGGACAAGGCGGACGCGCGCACCACGTCGCTGGACAAGGATGACGGCTACGGGCTTAGCCTGCGTGGCGGCTACGTAGTGAACAACGGCTCGCTGCTGTATCTGCGCGTCGGTCGGGTGCGCACCCGGTTCGACTCTTACTACACGATCAACGATCAAGCGGCAGCAACCCGCGCGCAGGACGACCGACAAGATGGCTCCCGTCTGGGCGTCGGCGCCGACCTGCCGGCCGGTGACCGCTTGTTTCTGCGCATGGAATACGCCTACACCGATTACGACGCCTACGACGTGGACTATGTCGATGGTGAAGGCCGCGCCACAGAACGCTTCGCCAACGAGGAGGGCCAGTTCCGGCTCGGTGTCGGCTGGCGCTTTGCTGCGGAAACGTCGCCAGTCTCACTACAGCCGTCGGTGCAGGGCTTCTATATCGGCGCTCATGCTGGACATGGCAGCCTGGACTCGCACCTCGACGGCTACCACTCCGAGGATGGGGCCCCGCCGCTATCGCAGGCCTACACCGGCGACTTCAGCGGCATGGGTGGAATCTACGGTGTCTTCGTCGGCTATGGCCACAGCTTCGATCGCTGGTATGTCGGCCTCGAAGCGGAAGTCGATACCGGTCGGACAGAGTGGTCGCACAGCCGCGAGACTAGCGGCGAAGGCGGTCGCGACTTCTCCGTTGAGAAGAAAAGCGATTACGGCCTGGCACTGCGCCTGGGCTACAGCCTGCCCAACGGCACCCTGCTCTACGGGCGCGTTGGCCCGGTACGGGCTCGCTTCAATACCACCTGGGCCAAGGGCGGCAACGCCGACGCCAATATTGACCGCAGTTACGACGCCGATGGCATGCGTTACGGCGTCGGCGCAGAAGTTCCGCTCACCCAGCAGGCCTTCGCCCGCCTGGACTACACCCGTACCGACTACGACAGCTACGGCTTCAGAACCGGGCATGGCAACCCGGACGAAATGAACTTCGACAACCGCGAAAGCCTGTTCCGCATGGGACTCGGCTTCCGCTTTTAA
- a CDS encoding TIGR02647 family protein has product MSYTPELVAELDVLRQFNLENLQEGLKVHHEASPATIAAFGRLHAKGLITQADGGYLTSLGRDAAEQAQTLLTILSETVTA; this is encoded by the coding sequence ATGTCGTACACCCCTGAGTTGGTCGCCGAACTGGACGTACTCCGACAGTTCAATCTGGAAAACCTGCAGGAAGGCCTGAAGGTGCATCACGAAGCCAGCCCCGCCACCATCGCTGCTTTTGGCCGTCTCCACGCCAAGGGCCTGATCACCCAGGCCGACGGCGGCTACCTCACCAGCCTGGGCCGTGACGCGGCCGAACAGGCGCAAACGCTGCTCACCATCCTTTCGGAAACTGTCACGGCCTGA
- the argH gene encoding argininosuccinate lyase encodes MSTDKTNQSWGGRFSEPVDAFVARFTASVEFDKRLYRHDIMGSIAHATMLEKAGVLSADEREQIIANLKDIQNEIEAGTFDWRVDLEDVHMNIEARLTDRIGVTGKKLHTGRSRNDQVATDIRLWLRDEIDIILAEITRLQQGLLGLAEAEADTIMPGFTHLQTAQPVTFGHHLLAWFEMLSRDYERLVDCRKRTNRMPLGSAALAGTTYPIQREITCELLGFEAISGNSLDGVSDRDFAIEFCAAASLAMMHLSRFSEELVLWTSAQFQFIDLPDRFCTGSSIMPQKKNPDVPELVRGKTGRVFGALAGLLVLMKGQPLAYNKDNQEDKEPLFDAADTLRDSLRAFADMVPAIKPKREIMREAALRGFSTATDLADYLVRKGLPFRDCHEIVGHAVKYGVQTGKDLAEMSLDELRQFSDQITDDVFAVLTLEGSVNARDHIGGTAPNQVRASVKRGQALLASR; translated from the coding sequence ATGAGCACCGACAAGACCAACCAGTCCTGGGGCGGCCGTTTCAGCGAGCCCGTCGACGCCTTCGTCGCCCGATTCACCGCCTCCGTCGAGTTCGACAAGCGCCTCTACCGCCACGACATCATGGGCTCGATCGCCCACGCCACCATGCTGGAAAAGGCTGGTGTGCTGAGCGCCGATGAGCGCGAGCAGATCATCGCCAATCTGAAGGACATCCAGAACGAGATCGAGGCGGGCACCTTCGACTGGCGCGTCGATCTGGAAGACGTGCACATGAACATCGAGGCGCGCCTTACCGACCGCATCGGCGTCACCGGCAAGAAGCTACACACCGGCCGCTCGCGCAACGACCAGGTAGCCACCGACATCCGCCTCTGGCTGCGCGACGAGATCGACATCATCCTCGCCGAGATCACCCGTCTGCAGCAGGGTCTGCTGGGCCTGGCCGAAGCCGAAGCGGACACCATCATGCCCGGCTTCACCCATCTGCAGACCGCACAGCCGGTGACCTTCGGCCATCACCTGCTGGCCTGGTTCGAGATGCTCAGCCGCGACTACGAGCGCTTGGTCGACTGCCGCAAGCGCACCAACCGCATGCCGTTGGGCTCCGCTGCCCTGGCTGGCACCACCTATCCGATCCAGCGGGAGATCACCTGCGAACTGCTGGGTTTCGAAGCGATCTCCGGCAACTCGCTCGATGGCGTATCCGATCGCGACTTCGCCATCGAGTTCTGTGCCGCCGCCTCGCTGGCGATGATGCACCTGTCGCGCTTCTCCGAAGAGCTGGTGCTCTGGACCAGCGCACAGTTCCAGTTCATCGACCTGCCCGACCGCTTCTGCACCGGCTCCTCAATCATGCCGCAGAAGAAGAATCCCGATGTGCCGGAACTGGTGCGCGGCAAGACCGGCCGCGTGTTCGGCGCGCTGGCCGGCCTCCTGGTGCTGATGAAGGGCCAGCCGCTGGCCTACAACAAGGACAATCAGGAAGACAAGGAGCCGCTGTTCGACGCCGCCGACACCCTGCGCGACAGCCTGCGCGCCTTTGCCGACATGGTTCCGGCGATCAAACCCAAGCGCGAAATCATGCGTGAGGCGGCGCTGCGCGGCTTCTCCACTGCTACCGATCTCGCCGACTATCTGGTGCGCAAGGGCCTGCCCTTCCGCGACTGCCACGAGATCGTCGGGCACGCGGTGAAGTACGGCGTGCAGACCGGCAAGGACCTGGCCGAAATGAGCCTCGACGAGCTGCGCCAGTTCAGCGATCAGATCACTGACGACGTGTTCGCCGTGCTGACCCTGGAAGGCTCGGTGAATGCGCGTGATCACATCGGCGGCACCGCACCGAATCAGGTACGCGCCTCGGTCAAGCGTGGCCAGGCGCTGCTGGCTTCCCGTTGA
- a CDS encoding GNAT family N-acetyltransferase has translation MPLNIRPAVREDAALILRFITDLAIYEKAEHEVKTDVAGIENSLFAEGSTAHGLICELDGEPIGYAVYFFNYSTWLGKHGLYLEDLYVTPQQRGVGAGKALLRHLAKLAVARGCGRFEWSVLDWNQPAIDFYESIGAKPQNEWIGYRLTGDALTDFAAG, from the coding sequence ATGCCACTCAACATTCGCCCTGCGGTACGCGAAGACGCCGCACTGATCCTGCGCTTCATCACCGACCTGGCCATCTACGAAAAGGCCGAACACGAGGTGAAGACCGATGTCGCTGGCATCGAGAACAGCCTGTTCGCCGAAGGCAGCACCGCCCACGGCCTGATCTGCGAGCTGGACGGCGAGCCGATCGGCTATGCGGTGTATTTCTTCAACTACTCGACCTGGCTGGGCAAGCACGGCCTGTATTTGGAAGACCTTTACGTCACTCCGCAGCAGCGCGGCGTCGGCGCCGGCAAGGCGCTGCTGCGCCATCTGGCCAAACTGGCGGTGGCGCGTGGCTGTGGGCGCTTCGAATGGTCGGTGCTGGACTGGAATCAACCAGCTATCGACTTCTACGAATCCATTGGCGCCAAGCCCCAGAACGAATGGATCGGCTACCGTCTTACTGGCGACGCACTGACAGATTTCGCAGCAGGTTGA
- the lptM gene encoding LPS translocon maturation chaperone LptM, giving the protein MKRLLLPFIALAVFAAALSGCGQKGPLYLPDDEKTVKERSKDRFEL; this is encoded by the coding sequence ATGAAGCGCCTTCTGCTTCCCTTCATCGCCCTCGCCGTCTTCGCCGCCGCGCTCAGCGGTTGTGGCCAGAAAGGTCCGCTGTACCTGCCGGATGACGAGAAAACCGTCAAAGAACGTTCCAAAGACCGTTTCGAACTCTAA
- a CDS encoding class I adenylate cyclase, whose amino-acid sequence MTRIQHINPILEEGIDRKVLATLRARFLAVNAARLERALQAMSTRQQQVLKLLPLLFHVNHPILPGYVSATTPAGLAHFVPDAEQLAEAQRLSRSFAYKPVRGKSPQPILGLFLMGSLGTVAQDEHSDLDVWVCHDPALDARQLEELRRKCDLLQAWAASQGSEAHFFLVDPQRFPQGQREARLTSDDCGTTQHYLLLDEFYRTALWLGGRTPLWWLVPDYEEHRYDEYVATLLAKRFVRADEVLDLGHLGQVPPGEFVGAGLWQLYKAIAAPYKSLFKLLLVEVYASQYPQLRCLALDFKQAIYHGRIELDELDPYIAAYHTIERYLSERGDRERLELARRCLYLKVNRPLSRPPINRNKSWQRSLLERLTHDWHWDERQLALLDNRSHWKVRQVSQERRVLVNELTYGYRFLSDFTRRLQATSPLTSRDLGVLGRRLYAAIERKAGKVEVVNLGISPDMAEHSLTLVQDYDAAGDERWSLYQGQLTAPELSNFAPLKRSRELVALLAWCHRNGVVDVGTHLSLFPGDSGLSEAELFALFNGLRRALPMPLCPVDEEALLAACKPSRVLLLINVGLDPTLQTPTASAIGEQSILSAAPENLVLSVDQVTLNSWNEMLVTRYEGPKALPLCMRDYLDSLEQAAQAPLLQVFCFARNRGQTITRRVEQIFEDVQQSLASVAHGRYLLQIRQHFHMLQRDANALQLTSLSDRAALLEHLGEAHHAYSPLRLDRAALEGDDLALILAQGRPGCLQVFYRTAGEIAELSVLDECNALWRQQLPYRDERTLLRPLMRFLESMLYRRSAQQAGQSEVLVDPAILFYRIQPGRGTRPAQLERRPAPQGEVNDPFYDVQAIVEAGENGRSQVTLYCNHQEFSGLEYGAELFAAVTRTIISRRRDGERYPCYITDLDLTGLHGNGRSQTVQYLRYKTRLEAALNAAMDS is encoded by the coding sequence ATGACCCGCATTCAGCACATCAACCCGATTCTCGAAGAAGGCATCGACCGCAAGGTGCTGGCGACACTGCGTGCGCGCTTTCTAGCAGTCAACGCCGCACGGCTGGAACGGGCTCTGCAGGCGATGTCGACGCGCCAGCAACAAGTGCTCAAGTTGTTGCCACTGCTGTTTCACGTCAACCACCCGATTCTCCCTGGCTATGTTTCGGCGACCACCCCGGCCGGGCTCGCCCACTTCGTGCCAGATGCCGAACAGCTCGCCGAGGCGCAGCGCCTAAGCCGCTCCTTCGCCTACAAGCCGGTGCGCGGAAAATCACCCCAGCCGATTCTCGGCCTTTTCCTCATGGGCAGCCTAGGCACCGTGGCTCAGGACGAGCACAGCGATCTGGATGTCTGGGTCTGCCACGACCCGGCACTGGATGCCCGGCAACTTGAAGAACTGCGACGTAAGTGCGACCTGCTGCAGGCCTGGGCGGCCAGCCAGGGCAGCGAAGCGCACTTCTTCCTGGTCGATCCACAACGCTTCCCCCAGGGCCAGCGCGAAGCCAGGCTGACCTCCGATGACTGCGGCACCACCCAGCACTACCTGCTGCTCGACGAGTTCTACCGCACCGCGCTCTGGCTCGGCGGGCGCACCCCGCTCTGGTGGCTGGTGCCTGACTACGAGGAGCACCGCTACGACGAGTACGTGGCGACGTTGCTGGCCAAGCGCTTCGTGCGTGCCGACGAGGTGCTCGACCTCGGTCATCTTGGCCAGGTGCCACCCGGTGAGTTTGTCGGTGCCGGGCTCTGGCAGCTGTACAAGGCCATCGCCGCGCCGTACAAGTCCCTGTTCAAGCTGCTGCTGGTAGAGGTGTATGCCAGCCAGTACCCACAGCTGCGCTGCCTGGCACTGGATTTCAAACAGGCCATCTATCACGGCCGAATCGAGCTCGACGAACTCGACCCTTATATCGCCGCCTACCACACCATTGAGCGCTACCTGAGCGAGCGCGGCGATCGAGAGCGTCTGGAGCTAGCGCGGCGCTGTCTGTATCTGAAGGTCAACCGCCCGCTTAGCCGACCGCCGATCAACCGTAACAAGAGCTGGCAACGCAGCCTGCTTGAGCGCCTCACGCACGACTGGCATTGGGACGAGCGGCAGCTCGCGCTGCTCGACAACCGCAGCCACTGGAAAGTGCGGCAGGTCAGCCAGGAACGCCGCGTGCTGGTTAACGAACTGACCTACGGCTACCGCTTTCTCAGCGACTTCACCCGACGCCTGCAGGCGACTAGTCCGCTCACCAGTCGCGATCTCGGCGTGCTCGGTCGGCGCCTGTACGCAGCGATCGAACGCAAGGCCGGCAAGGTGGAGGTGGTCAATCTCGGTATCTCTCCGGATATGGCCGAACACAGTTTGACCCTGGTGCAGGATTACGACGCAGCGGGCGACGAGCGCTGGTCGCTCTATCAGGGCCAGCTCACCGCGCCGGAACTGAGCAATTTCGCCCCGTTGAAGCGCTCTCGCGAGCTGGTCGCGCTGCTGGCCTGGTGTCACCGCAACGGCGTGGTGGATGTCGGCACCCATCTCTCCCTGTTCCCTGGCGACAGCGGCCTGAGCGAAGCGGAACTGTTCGCCCTGTTCAACGGCCTGCGCCGTGCGCTGCCGATGCCCCTGTGCCCGGTGGACGAAGAGGCGCTGCTGGCAGCCTGCAAACCCAGCCGGGTGCTGCTACTGATCAACGTCGGCCTGGACCCTACTCTGCAAACCCCGACAGCATCTGCCATCGGCGAGCAGTCGATACTGAGCGCGGCGCCGGAAAATCTGGTGCTGAGCGTGGATCAGGTCACGCTCAACAGCTGGAACGAGATGCTGGTGACGCGCTACGAAGGGCCGAAAGCGCTGCCACTATGCATGCGCGATTACCTGGATAGCCTCGAGCAGGCCGCGCAGGCACCGCTGCTGCAAGTCTTCTGCTTCGCCCGCAATCGCGGTCAGACCATCACCCGCCGGGTCGAACAGATTTTCGAGGATGTCCAGCAGAGCCTCGCCAGTGTCGCTCACGGACGCTACCTGCTGCAGATTCGCCAGCATTTCCACATGCTGCAGCGCGACGCGAACGCCCTACAGCTGACCAGCCTGAGCGATCGCGCAGCATTGCTCGAACACCTTGGCGAGGCTCACCACGCCTACAGTCCGCTCCGGCTCGATCGCGCGGCATTGGAAGGTGACGATTTGGCGCTGATCCTTGCGCAAGGTCGCCCGGGGTGCCTGCAGGTGTTCTACCGCACGGCAGGGGAAATCGCCGAACTCAGCGTGCTCGATGAGTGCAACGCCCTCTGGCGCCAGCAACTGCCGTACCGCGATGAGCGCACCCTGTTGCGCCCACTGATGCGCTTCCTCGAGTCGATGCTCTATCGGCGTAGCGCGCAGCAGGCCGGCCAAAGCGAGGTGCTGGTCGACCCGGCGATCCTCTTCTACCGCATACAACCGGGGCGAGGCACCCGGCCTGCGCAACTCGAACGAAGGCCAGCGCCTCAGGGCGAGGTGAATGATCCGTTCTACGACGTGCAGGCAATTGTCGAAGCGGGCGAAAACGGCCGCTCACAGGTCACGCTGTACTGCAACCACCAGGAGTTTTCCGGCCTGGAATATGGCGCCGAACTGTTCGCCGCCGTGACACGCACGATCATTTCCCGACGCCGCGACGGTGAACGCTACCCCTGCTACATCACCGACCTCGACCTTACCGGTCTGCACGGCAACGGACGCAGCCAGACGGTGCAATACCTGCGCTACAAGACGCGGCTGGAGGCAGCGCTGAACGCGGCAATGGACTCATAA
- a CDS encoding NnrS family protein yields the protein MQPRSPRLPFANAWFFPAAALYAAFLLPWSVLTLLGLVPALPGLATSVGHAHEMLFGFALAVVAGYLLGPQPLRFTLTLLGCWALARMSFLLWPGSWLALGSAAAFAVGLAWRVLPRFLGAAKKWRNQTVAPVVAGLGLLSAVASSGFGEAVDRLMLSQTLLLLATLMFFMGGRIIAPAIAGYAQSQGWRLDSRVQPHIEGAVLILLGLALLLNLLSWPLARQLAGAIMITAGVLTSIRLLRWQPWRCARPDLLNLLLGYAWLAFGLLLFGLGTLLPWLPLSAMLHALSVGALGSLTFAVMARTRLIYRFRDAGAQAWAQPAALLISLAALARVLPALLDRPRPAWLLLAAGCWSLAFLALTLLLWRCRDAHPDSSRGSPEH from the coding sequence ATGCAGCCGCGCAGCCCCCGCCTGCCCTTTGCCAATGCCTGGTTCTTTCCCGCGGCGGCGCTGTATGCGGCGTTTTTGCTGCCGTGGTCGGTTCTCACCCTGCTCGGGCTGGTCCCCGCTCTACCAGGGCTGGCGACGTCCGTCGGTCACGCTCATGAAATGCTGTTCGGCTTCGCCCTGGCCGTGGTTGCCGGCTACCTGCTCGGCCCGCAACCGCTGCGCTTTACCCTCACATTGCTTGGCTGCTGGGCATTGGCGCGCATGAGTTTTCTGTTGTGGCCGGGGTCCTGGCTGGCTCTGGGCAGCGCCGCCGCCTTTGCCGTCGGCCTTGCCTGGAGGGTGCTGCCGCGCTTTCTTGGCGCAGCGAAAAAGTGGCGCAACCAAACCGTAGCACCGGTGGTAGCCGGGCTCGGCCTGCTCAGTGCAGTCGCCAGCAGCGGCTTCGGCGAGGCGGTCGACCGTCTCATGCTGTCGCAAACCCTGCTGCTGCTCGCCACGCTGATGTTCTTCATGGGTGGACGAATCATCGCACCGGCAATTGCGGGATACGCGCAGAGCCAGGGCTGGCGGCTGGACAGCCGGGTCCAGCCACATATCGAGGGCGCCGTGCTGATTCTGCTGGGGCTCGCCCTGCTGCTGAATCTGCTGTCTTGGCCACTGGCCCGGCAACTGGCCGGAGCCATCATGATCACCGCCGGCGTGCTCACGAGCATCCGCCTCCTGCGCTGGCAGCCCTGGCGTTGCGCTCGCCCGGACCTGCTGAACCTACTGCTCGGCTATGCCTGGCTCGCGTTCGGGCTGCTGCTGTTCGGGCTAGGCACACTGCTGCCGTGGCTGCCGCTCAGCGCAATGCTGCACGCATTAAGTGTTGGCGCGCTGGGCAGCCTGACCTTCGCGGTCATGGCCCGCACACGACTGATCTATCGTTTTCGCGATGCCGGCGCGCAAGCATGGGCTCAACCTGCGGCCCTGCTGATCAGCCTGGCGGCGCTGGCTCGGGTACTGCCCGCTCTGCTCGATCGGCCTCGCCCGGCCTGGCTACTGCTCGCCGCGGGTTGCTGGTCGCTGGCCTTTCTGGCGTTGACGCTATTGCTCTGGCGCTGCCGTGATGCGCATCCGGATAGCTCGCGCGGCAGCCCTGAACACTGA
- the cyaY gene encoding iron donor protein CyaY: MSLSEARYHDLVDAVQESVEDVFDDTSMDVDLENSGGVLTVRFDNGSQLILSRQPALRQLWVAARSGGFHFDYDEGGQLWLCDASGERLGELLSRVTLEQGGEALEFEDI; encoded by the coding sequence ATGAGCCTGAGCGAAGCCCGTTATCACGATCTGGTCGATGCTGTGCAGGAGAGCGTCGAGGACGTGTTCGATGACACCAGCATGGACGTCGACCTGGAAAACTCCGGTGGTGTGCTGACCGTGCGTTTCGATAACGGCAGTCAGCTGATCCTCAGCCGGCAGCCGGCCCTGCGTCAGTTGTGGGTGGCGGCGCGCTCGGGGGGCTTTCATTTCGACTACGACGAAGGCGGCCAGCTATGGTTGTGCGATGCCAGCGGCGAACGCCTTGGTGAGCTGCTGTCGCGGGTAACGCTGGAGCAGGGCGGTGAAGCGCTGGAATTCGAGGATATCTGA
- a CDS encoding sensor histidine kinase: protein MKSTALTDDFFVPELCQPEALLGLVLLAELLVFVLVLAEPMQPSFNWMRLALTSLFVQWIVLLSAGTMCLLRPLLARLRAAFAGLACCALVVGLTLACTAVADIYQLGGPLSRDGEVNLYLRHALISLIMSGLLLRYFYLQSQWRRQEQAELRARIESLQARIRPHFLFNSLNSIAALVASDPAKAEQAVLDLSDLFRASLARPGTLVAWRDELELSRRYLSIEQYRLGDRLQMDWQVDGVPDDLPIPQLTLQPLLENALVYGIQPRIEGGVVSVTAEYANGMFQLVVSNPFDETAQAQASRGTRQGLQNIDARLAALFGPLASLSVERREGRHYTCLRYPCARQTQEARSI, encoded by the coding sequence GTGAAATCCACTGCCCTAACCGACGACTTCTTCGTGCCCGAGCTGTGCCAGCCCGAGGCCCTGCTCGGTCTCGTCCTGCTCGCCGAGCTGCTGGTGTTCGTGCTGGTCCTGGCCGAGCCGATGCAGCCCAGCTTCAACTGGATGCGCCTGGCGCTGACCTCGCTGTTCGTGCAGTGGATCGTGCTGCTCTCGGCCGGCACCATGTGCCTGCTGCGGCCTCTGCTGGCGCGGCTGCGCGCGGCCTTCGCGGGGCTTGCCTGCTGCGCGCTGGTGGTCGGCTTGACCCTGGCTTGCACGGCGGTTGCCGATATCTACCAGCTCGGCGGGCCGCTTTCACGCGACGGCGAGGTCAATCTCTACCTGCGACATGCGTTGATCAGCCTGATCATGTCGGGGCTGCTGCTACGCTATTTCTATCTGCAGAGCCAGTGGCGGCGTCAGGAGCAGGCCGAACTGCGGGCACGGATCGAATCGCTGCAGGCGCGTATCCGGCCGCATTTCCTGTTCAACAGCCTCAACAGCATCGCCGCACTGGTGGCCAGCGACCCCGCGAAGGCCGAGCAGGCGGTGCTGGATCTGTCAGATCTGTTCCGCGCGAGCCTGGCGCGCCCCGGCACGCTGGTGGCCTGGCGCGACGAGCTGGAGCTGTCGCGACGCTACCTGTCGATCGAACAGTATCGGCTGGGCGACCGTCTGCAGATGGACTGGCAGGTCGACGGCGTACCGGACGATCTGCCGATACCGCAGCTCACGCTGCAGCCACTGCTGGAAAACGCACTGGTGTATGGCATCCAGCCACGTATCGAGGGAGGAGTGGTGAGCGTAACCGCCGAATATGCCAATGGCATGTTTCAGTTGGTGGTCAGCAACCCGTTCGATGAAACCGCTCAAGCGCAGGCTTCACGCGGGACGCGCCAGGGGTTGCAGAACATCGACGCACGATTAGCGGCACTTTTCGGTCCGCTAGCGAGTCTCAGCGTGGAGCGCCGTGAAGGCCGCCATTACACATGTCTACGCTATCCATGTGCGAGACAAACGCAGGAAGCCAGATCTATATGA